Below is a window of Helicobacter sp. MIT 05-5293 DNA.
CTCCATTGTGCGCCTACTAGAAGTCCCTCCCAATGTATCACGAGCATTCATTGATTTTTCCAGACACAGCACTTCTTTGACACCGCTAAGAATGCGTTTATCGATGCTTAGAATCTCCTCTTCACTCAAATCACTAATATCTACGCCCTTACGCTCTGCATACGCCACCACCATTCCTGTGATATGATGCGCATCACGAAATGCGACATTACACTTTTGCACCAAAAAATCCGCTAAATCAGTCGCACTCAAATGACCAATTTTAGCCATTCTAAGCATATTATCTTGATGAACGCTCATCGTTTTAAGGCATTCTTTGAGAATCTTGAGCGAAATATGCACACTTTTAAGGCTATCAAAAACCCCTTCTTTATCTTCTTGTGTGTCTTTATTATAAGCTAAAGGCAGACCTTTCATCACACTCAAAAGCCCTATCAGATTCCCATACACGCGACCGCTTTTGCCGCGCAACAATTCAGGCACATCAGGATTCTTTTTTTGAGGCATGATTGAACTTCCCGTTGAATACGCATCGCTTAAACTAATAAAGCGAAACTCCGAGCTACTCCACAAGACCAATTCTTCAGCAATGCGAGAGATGTGCATCATAATCATAGAGAGTGTATAAAGCATATCAAGAGCAAAATCCCTCTCACTCACAGAATCCATTGCATTGAGCGTAGGCGCGCTAAAACCTAACTCTAAAGCAAGCATTTCTCTATCATTGCCATAAGGCGTCCCTGCAAGAGCCCCACTCCCAAGCGGACAAAAATTATTACGCGCAAAATCAGATTCTAATCTTTGCACATCGCGTTTGAAATTGCATACCCACGCCACAAGATGGAATCCAAAATTGATCGGTTGGGCGTGCTGAAGATGCGTCATACCCGGTAAAATCGTCTTTGTATGAGCTTTAGCAATATGCAAGATTGTCTCCATAGTTTCAAGGAGAAGTTTTGTAATAAGTTTATTATGCTTTAAGACATACATTCGAAAATCCACAGCTACTTGATCATTACGACTACGCGCAGTATGAAGTTTTTTGCCAACCTCTCCGACAAGTTCAGTCAGCTTTGATTCTATCGCCATATGAATATCCTCATCAGCCATACGAAACACAAATTCATCAGCTTGTATCATTGAAGCGATACGTTCTAAACCATCAACAATAGCTTTATATTCTTCTCCTGTAAGCACACCGATATGAGCAAGCATTTTCGCATGTGCTTTAGAGCCTTGTATATCTTCATTCCAAAGCTCTTTATCAAACATAATTGACGCATTAAATTCTTCCAAAAGCGAACTTGAATCTAAAGCAAATCGCCCTCCCCATAACTTTGCCATTTTTTCTCCTTCACTTTGGCTAATCGTATTTTTTTATTACAGCGGCTTATAAATAGCTAAAAAAACAATAATAATCAATAAAAGTGTAGGTATCTCATTAAAAACACGGAAAAATTTATGACTCTTTGTGCAACTCTCATTACCCAAAGTCTTTATAAAATACCCACAAGCCAAATGATATGCTACCAAAATAAGGATAAAGACAATCTTGATATGCAGCCATAAACCAGAATCTGCCACTTTTAGCCAAGAAGGATTAAGAGCTATCATCGCGATACCTGTAAGCAATGTGCCAACAATTGCAGGCAAACCGATATATTTATAAAGCCTCATTTCCTGAATCTTCACCACTTCAACAAATTCTTTTTTGTGTGCATTTTGCGCATGATAAACAAAAAGTCTAGGCAAATAAAAAAGCATTGCCATCCAGCAAACAAGCGCAATGACATGTAATGTCTTGACAATAAGATAAAGATTTAGGGATTCTAACCACTGCATTTTTGCTCCTTAAGTGTTTTTGAATTTGAGTAATTCTTACTATAACATTGTTTTAAAAATATTTGACATATCTTTTAGGCTTGAATGCCAATTTCATTTTTTGAAGATAAAAATGCTTCTTTTTGAGGTTTAATAGTTATAATTGATTGAAAGGAGATTAAAATATTTTATAGGTTAAGCAGATAAGCACAGATTCTGCGCTTATCTATCTAGCAATCCCACAAAGGCTTAGTTGCCTTTTACGATTGTTGTTTTAGTAGTATAGATTCCAAGAATGCTGAAATTTTTAGAATCTACACTCTTGATTTGGCTAATACTACCATTTGATGCAGCTGTATTCACAGAACAATCACCTAAGGCTACAAGACCAAGGATATTAGTGCAAGTCGCACTTCCCTCTCTTGATGCAGAGCTAGAAGAAGTTGCCGTAATAGGCGTAGTATTATCTGAAAAAATCAGACCATTTTCTGCCCCGATAACACCGCCACAACCGCTAAAAAATGCTAAAGACGCACCAAGACCTAAGGCTAAAACAAATTTTTTCATAAAACCCCTTTTTTTACAGAAAAATATTCACTTGACAAATACTTTATCTCACAATAATAGTGCGAAACTCCATAATATGCGCAAGTGTGAAAAAATGCTATCAAAAAAAAAAAAAAACGGCTTAAAAAACAAAAAACTATAGGAAAAACTTCATTTGTGGGTAATTTTTACTGATTAACTTAATATGAAGCAAAAAATCAAAAGCTACTTTTATACTTTACTCTTGAAGTCTTGTAGCCAATTACACAGAATCAATAAAGGGATTATACAAAGATACAATCACGACAATAGTTTTGCCTTTAAAGTATTTAACACATCTTCTTGACCTTGAATACTTACTTTTACTCCCGAAGATAAAAATGCCTCTTTTTTAAGGCTTAATCCACACTTGCAACACTCGTATTCGATTTTTGAAAGCTTTGAATAAGGCACTTCTAAAATCAAATGGGAGAGAAAAATAAAAGGTTTCAGAATCTGCTGTTTTTTGGCATCATTGATTGCTTCTTGCACCGCTATGGTATAGGCTTTCACCAATCCTCCTACGCCCAAAAGCGTGCCGCCAAAATAGCGCACTACAATCACACCTGTATTGACTAATCCCTCACCGCGCAAGACATTTAAACAAGGCAAACCACTGCTGCCTTTGGGTTCTCTGTCATCATCACTGCTTTCAACAATCTGCCTATATTCATTAAAATGCCGACTTGCAGAGACAAAATGCACTGCCTTGGGATGATTTTCTCGTAATATCTTGAGGGTTTGGGCAAAAGATTCGTATGAAACCAAAAAACTCAAAAAATGTGAGCCTTTTATCTCATAGCTTCCTTTTGCCTCTCCATTGACTTGTGCTAATTGATCATTCATCTGCTTTAAGGCGCAAATAATAGCTTATTTCACTCCCTTTCAAGAGCATTTCTTTATAATTCCGACTGACGACAAATGTCCCATTTAAGCCTCTGACAAACAAAAATTCATAGCGATTGTCTTCAGTAGGATAGCAAACTCGCCGACTTGAGCCTGCATTACTCATCGTAAGCTTCTTACCTTTTAAGGCAAAAGTTGCAAAATAATTATTGCAAGAACCCACGCCAAAGATTCTGTCTTCGTCTGCATCAAATTCCATTGTAGATTTCGCATTTTGAGTAGGTATAATCTCTTCCCCGCTTTTTAAGACAATCTTATAAACATACCAATGTTTGCCATCATCTAAAAGTGTTTCTTTGTTTTCTTGTTTGATCAAATCAATAAAGCAACCATTGACAAAAATTGATAAAAAAATAATAAAAAAATATTTTGTTGTTTTCTTCATCATCATTGTGTCCTTAAAAGTAAATGGGGAATTTGTAAAAATAAGTTTTCCTACCTAAAAAATAAAATTATAGAATCTAAACACAAATAAATTATAATATTTTGCGCTAAAATGGAATTTTTATTTTGAGTTTTAGAGGTTTGATATGCACATTGATTTACATAATCATACAATCTTTTGTCATCATGCCACAGGTTGTATTGATGAATATATACAAGCAGCAATTGCACAAGGTATCGATGTTTATGGATTCTCCTGTCATTCGCCTATGTCTTTTGACAAAAACTTTCGTATGAATCTCGAAGAATTTTCTCAATATTGTCAAATGCTCCAAACAGCGAAAGCTCATTATGCTGATAAAATCGAAATCTTGCTCGGTATGGAAGTGGATTATATTCTTAACCATGAAAATCTCATCGAACAAGCCGTGCTTGATTATCCTTTTGATTATTTAATCGGATCCGTGCATTTTTTGGACGATTGGGGCTTTGATAATCCTGCATTTATCAAACAATATTCGCAAAGAAACATTGAAGAATGTTGGGAACAATACCTCTTATCCATTACTAAAATGGCACAGAGTGGGCTTTTTCAAATTGTGGGGCATTTTGACTTACTCAAAATTTTTGGACACAAACCCAAAGATATTCACCAACAATCCATCAAAGATGCTTTAGAATCTATTGCAGACAATCACCTTGCTATTGAGCTTAATTCCGCAGGGTGGAGAAAGCCTATTAAAGAATCTTATCCTTCTAAAGAGATTCTCACTCAAGCCTTTAAGCTAAATATCCCTATCACATTTGGTTCAGACGCACATAGTGTCGAACAAGTCGGTTTCAAATATCAAGACTTGCGTCATCTTGCACTTGAAGTAGGCTACACACAAGCCGTTTTTTTTAGACAAAAACAAAGTGTTGTCATAGATATTTGATGCGTAATTTTCAAAAATCCAAAAGGCTAATTTTAAGATTCAAAGCGTTATAATCCGACATCACTTTATCAAATCTTGGAATCTTGGAAGGAGAACATAAATGAAAAAATTATTTTTAATCATCGGGGCACCCGGCTCTGGGAAAACAACAGATGCGCAATTGATCGCTCAAAACAATAAAGATTCAATCGTGCATTATTCTACAGGGGATTTATTACGCGAGGAAGTCGCTCGAGGTAGCGAACAAGGCAAACTCATCAATAGCTTTATCTCACAAGGGAATCTTGTGCCTTTAGATATTGTTGTCAGCACCATTGTTAATGCAATCACAAACGCACCCAAAGATGTGATTCTCATCGACGGTTATCCTCGAAGTGTCGAGCAAATGGAAGCCCTTGACAAAAAGCTCAAAGCACAAGATCAAGTGAGCCTCACAAATGTGATTGAAGTCGAAGTCAGCGAATCTGTGGCGCGTGATAGAGTGCTAGGAAGATCTCGAGGCGATGATGATAACATTGAAGTATTCAATAATCGTATGAAAGTATATCTTGAGCCACTTCAAGCAATTGAGACATTTTATACTCAAGAAAAAATCTTACAAAAAATCAATGGTGAGCGCACAATTGAAGCGATTGTCGGCGAAATGGAAACATTCATCAAAAGCAGAATCTAAAATTATTTAAAAAAATTATTTTCAAATACAAGATTCTTTTTACTCTCTAAGCGAAGTTTAGTCTTGCTTTGAGGGTGAAAATTTGCTTTGCAATTTTATTTATTAATTTAATGTTTTGTGATAATCTTTAAGATTCTAAAATCAATATTAAAACAAAATGGGAATTGATAAATGAAATTTTTACGCATCATTGTTATTGCTCTATTTATTTCTTCTTTACAAGCTAATACAGATTCTGATATAGACTATAAAAATCTCGCTCCCATTCAGACAAAACCAACTCTAGATTCACCCACCTCAATCAATAATCCCTATATTTATGAACCCACACACAGAGGACGATATGTCCTCACAAGCACAGGTGTGATTGTCTTGGGGACGATTGCAGGAGCAGGGATACTCTATCTAATGCCAGAGAGTGCCACTAATTGGAACAAAGATGATATTGTCAATCTTGGCAAACAATGGAGAAAAAATGTCAGTAGAGCACCGGTAGTAGATGCTGATGATTGGTTTTTGAATTGGATCACACACCCTTATTGGGGAGCAGTGTATTATATGCAAACTCGCGTAGCAGGCTATAGCTGGAGTGAATCTGTGCTTTATAGTGCGTTTGCTTCGGCATTTTTTTGGGAGTTTGGTATTGAAGCATTTGCGGAGATTCCCTCATGGCAAGATCTTGTGATCACTCCCGCCATCGGCTCAATCTTTGGTGAATTATTTTTTCGTGCGACAAGACATATTCAAGCTAATCAAAATCGTTTGCTTGGCTCTAAGATTCTAGGAAAAACTTCTCTTATCTTAATGGACCCTATCGGAATGGTTATGCAAGATTTTGGTTTAGCTAAACTCGTAGGCATATCAAATAAAAATCAAACACAAAGTTTTATGATACCTATAAGTGATACAAGGGGAGGGGTTGGTGTGCGCCTCGTCCTTGCAATGCAATGGTGAGGTTTGCTTAAATACTGAACGCGTAATAACTAAAACTCACAATAAAAACATCATTATTAAAGCGCATATGATTCAGCTCTGACTTACCGCTTTGGTATCGAAAACCTCTACGATAGCCTACGCTCAACCCATATCCTTTTGCAATATCTAAGAAAATCTCTGCATTTACAAGTCCGCCATAAATGCTGTATTGATTTCTTTGTGTAGAAATTTCAGGTATGGCTAGATTCTGTAACTCAAATCCACCCCCAAGATGCGCAATAATGCGTCCATTAAAAAGACGATAACCGACCTGCCCCCCAAGTGAGAATCCATACAAACCATTACGATTTTCTTTCCCTGCAGAGCCATCAAGCCAAGCATTTAAAAGCATTTTTCTTTGCTGACCGAGTGCCAAGCCTCTTTTAATCCCAAATATTACCGCTCCACGCTCACTTTTATAATCCCTACTTGTATTTTGTGTGATAGCATAAGTCCCGCCAATATGAAGACTTGCAAAACCTCTCTTGCTACCCACAGGCGCAGGAGAAAAATCAAGTGCATAAACACCACAACCTATCAATAAAAAACCCGATGCGACTATATTTTTTAGATTCACTTCGTTATCCCCAAATATTTTCAGTATAAGGCTCACTTTTATCAACGCGAGAAAAATGTTTTTTTGTCTTTTGAGACTTTGATGGTGTCCTTGACTGATATTTTCTGCCTTTTGGTTTATATGTTTTTTCTTGATTCTCTAAATCTCTTTCAAGTTTAGCAATCTCTGTTTTACTCAAACCAATTTTGACATTTTGAGAAGATTCCAAATATAAAGAAATCAGCTTAAGACATAATTGCGTGGTGTCCATTTTGTCTCTTAATTTTTCATAGATTCCCACAGATTTATCACTGACTTGTGTTTGGGCAATTTTTTGAGAAAACTCATCATCACGATATTCTTGTGTAATCTCACAAAGTTGCAATTTTGCTTTTGTGATTTGCTTGATTTTACTCAAGTCTTTATATTCAAGAGGTGTGGCAAGTGTAATTGCTACACCCTTTTTTCCAGCGCGTCCCGTGCGCCCTATTCGATGCACATAACTTTCAGGATTCAAAGGAATATGATAATTAAATACATGACTCACATCACTAATATCAAGCCCACGCGAAGCGACATCAGTCGCAACCAAAAGTTCAATTTTATTTTCTTTAAAACTCTTAACAGCCTCTCTACGATCGCGTTGCTCCATATCTCCATGTAAAGCTACTGCCTTAAAACCACGATTGATAAGTCTTGTAGCTAACGCATCGGCTTCTTTTTTCATACGCGTAAATATAATGCTTTTAGAAGGATTTTGCATCTCAATCAACCTTACAATCGCCTCATCACGCTCGTTTTCATTAATGATATAGTATTGTTGCTCAATATCTTGATTAGTTATATCTGTCGGTGTGATTTTGACAAATTCTGGCTCTTGGAGAATCCTCATTGCAAGCTTCTTGATAGGTTCAGGCATTGTCGCAGAAAACAAAAGCGTCTGACGATCGTTAGGCAAAAATTTGAGAATCTCCTCAACATCATCTAAAAACCCCATATCAAGCATTTCATCACTTTCGTCCAGCACAACAATCTTGGGTTTAAAATGATTGATTCGACCATTTTGGAGATGATCAAGCAGCCTACCCGGCGTAGCAATCATTACTTTAGGATTCTTCTCTAAAAGATCACATTGTCTTTTAATACTCTGTCCGCCATACATACAAATTGTCTTAATGCGTCCAAAACGCCCAAGCTTTAGAATCTCCTCGCTAATTTGCATCGCAAGTTCTCGCGTGGGAGTGATAATCAACGCTTCCACATCTTTATTTCTACCAAGATGATTGAGGATAGGTATAGCAAAAGCAGCTGTTTTGCCTGTCCCTGTTTGAGCTTGCGCTATCAAATCCTTGCCTTGAAGTATGATAGGGATACTTTGAGCTTGCACGGGGCTAGGTGTAGAGAATCCTGCTTCTTTAATACCTTGAAGCACAAAATTTTTTAAACCAAAATCTGTAAATGTCGGCTCTGAATCAGTTTTTTGCGCAGGTGATGAGGATAGGGACGAATTGTCTTCTTGTTGTTCTTGTTGGATATTCATTTATATAACCTTAAAAGTTTTAATATTTTGGGATTATAACTAAAATCTATCATTTTACATTCACTTTCTTACAAATATTATTCTCTCGGTTAAATTAAAATGTGATAATTTCACAAAATACAAAATATTACTATTGAGGAATTTATGCTAAACAATCTTGATTCGATGCTTTTGGCTTTCTATCATCACTTACCCTTTGGAGCAAGTTTTTTAGCTGGGATTCTGACTTTTTTGAGTCCTTGCATTTTGCCTTTGATACCCCCTTATATGTCGTATATCTCTGGTATTTGCATTGAAAATCTCACACAAGATTCACGCTCATATCGTCTTCGCGTGATTTATACTTCTTTATTCTTCATTGCTGGATTTTGTTTGGTATTTATCACTTTAGGGCTTTTTGTATCTTCATCTTTGGGACACTTTTTTACATCAATATGGGTAAGATACATCACCGGTGGAATTATCATTGCCTTTGGGATACATTTTATTTTCCCTCTCAAATTTCGCTTCCTTTATAAACATTTTTCATTGTCTTTTGACCATAGTAAATTTGGTTTCCTCGCACCATTTATCTTAGGTATTGGCTTTAGTATTGGCTGGAGTCCGTGTGTAGGACCTATCCTTGCCTCAATCTTAACACTTTCAATGACGCAAAGCTCTGATGCGTTTTGGTTGATGCTGTGTTATTGCTTAGGATTAGGCTTAGCCTTTTTCCTTGTTGCCCTACTTATCAACACTGCTCTTTCTTTTCTTAAAAGAATTACGCCCTTTATGAAAATCATTGAAATTATTTCGGGAATCCTGCTGATTCTCATAGGGGTTTTAGTCATTTCCAAAAAAACGGATTTTTTAATATAATAATCCCAAAACAATTCACCAATATTTATCAACAGAGGAGAAAACTGATGCTTTTTAAAGATGCGACTTTATGCGACTATCGCGGGAGTAAAAAGGCTGATTTGCGTATTAAAGAGGGATTGATTACTGAAATAGGCACACTTACAGCAGAATCTGATGAAGAGGTTTTTTCTTGTCAAAATAAGCTTTTGATGCCCGCCATTATCGACCTTAATGTGATGCCAAAAAGTGCCTTACTTTCAAGGAAAATGCTTCTCTCTCTTGCTCAAAAAGCCCTAAAAGGTGGGGTAGGAAGTGTCTTGCTCTCTCCTTTTACGACACCAAGTTGTGATGAAAGCCGCTCTATTGAACTGATTAAAAATATTGATAAAGAAACAGCTATTCATCTGATACCCTCCATCAACCCTCTTGATGAACACAACAAATTAAGCAACATCAGTATTTTAAGTGCTGGTGGCGCACAAGCAATCTCTAGTTATAGCGATATTGATGCAAATCTTCTCATGCGCATTGCTCAATACGCTCAAATGATACAGATTCCCTTAATGTGCTTTTGCCAAGATCGCACTTTAAGTGATGGTGTGATTAATGAAGGCATCTTAGCTACCACACTTGGTTTGCCCTCTATCCCACCTTATAGCCAAACCAAAGAAGTTGCAAAGATTTGCGAAATGCTACGCGATATGCCCCTGCAAATTGTCTTTAATGCCCTTGCATATCCTCGAAGTCTCGAGATTCTCTCTACTATCAAAACAACAAACCCAAAAGCACATTTTTATTCACAAGTCTCGATTCATCATTTGATACTTGATGAAAGTCTGTGTGATAACTACAACACCACAGCAAAAATCAATCCTCCTCTTGTCAGTAAGCAAGACCAAAAAAAGCTCCTTAAAGCACTTGAATTAGGAGAAATTGACTTGCTCACAAGCCTACAATGTGCGGATTTTAATTCAAACAAAGATCAAGTCTTTGAACTAGCAAGTTTTGGCATTGATGCAATCAGTGATTATTTTTCATTATTTTTTACTCATTTATATTTGCCTCAACATCTTTCATTAGAGAATTTTTCAAAATTAGCAAGCCATACACCCGCACAGATTCTTAATCTTAATCAGGGTTCTTTAGAAGTAGGTAAAAATGCTGAATTGATGCTGATTGACACACAGGCAAGTTATCAAATCACTGATAGCTTCTCGCCTTATTATCAACAAACGCTTCAATCCGTTGTAACTCATCTTTTTACACAAAATCAACTTTACAATACACAATCTTAAATCAATCATTTTAAGGAGTTTTATTTATGCCTGAAGTTTCTGAAATCCAAACACATTTTTTTGAATTATTTCCTCAAGCCCAACATTTTGGAATCTTGCTTCTCAAAGCCTTGATCATTATGCTTGTAGGCTATTATGTCTCTAAATTTATCCGTAGTAAAGTGCATAAAGCAATTGCCAAAAAAGATCATATCCTTGCAAATTTTATCTCACAAATTATTTTTATTCTCTCCATAGTCGTGATGATTCTTGCTGCATTAGGCACAATTGGTGTGCAGACAAATTCTATCATTGCGGTGCTTGGGACTGCAGGTGTGGCAATCGCGCTTGGGTTGAAAGATTCTCTTTCATCAGTTGCAAGTGGGATTATCCTCATCATATTGCGACCCTTTAAACAAGGTGATTTGATTGAATTTGATGGTATGATAGGAAGTGTCGAAGTGATCAATCTTTTTACAACACACTTGCGACTAAATGACGGAAAATTCGCCATTATTCCTAACAGCAATATTGCAAAAGCCAATATTATTAATACAACCTATAACGAACAACGGCGCATTGAGCTGATTTTGGGTGTAGGTTATGAAAGTGATATTGATTTGGTAAAGAATCTTGTTATAAAAGTTTTTAATTCCTGCCCAGAAGTGGATTTGACACAGGGCTATTTTGTCGGATTAACCGAACTTGGAGAAAGCTCACTGAATTTCACTCTGCGATTCTGGGTAAAGCTCGAATATGGCGTGATTAATGCACAAAGCAAAGTATTAGAGGCGATTAAAAAGATTCTCGATGAAAATCATATTGAGATTCCCTACAATAAACTTGATGTCAATATTATCAAGCAAGATGCGTCATAAGGACGGATAATGAAACACTCATCACAAAATATACGCATTTTTGGTGCAAAAGAAGTCTTTGTATGCGATGAAGATTTTCAGATTCTACAAAATGGCGGGATTGCTTTTGAAGAAGGTAAAGATACGATTCTGTGCGTTGATACATTCGAGAATCTGTGTGTGCAATTTCCCGATGCCAAAACACATTTTTCTCCTCAAGGCATTCTACTTCCAGCACTGATTAACCCTCACATTCATTTTGAATTTGGCGGACATATTGCGCGTTTTAACTATGGGGATTTTGGAGCATGGCTTGATAGCCTTATGGAACACAGAGATTCTATTCTTGGCGACCTTAAAGACATTATCCAAGAAGGCATCAATGAGCAGATTCTCTGCGGTGTAGGCAGTGTGGGTGCAATCAGCAGCTATGGCGATGATAAAGAGATTCTCGCACAAAGCCCTCTTCGTGTCGTGTATTTTAATGAAGCAATCGGCAGTAATCCTGCGAGTGTTGATTTTTTGTATCAAAATTTTTTACAACGTTTTGAAGATTCTCGCAAACTCAAATCATCTACTTTCATACCTGCAATCGCCCTTCACTCACCCTATTCACTTCATTCTATTATGGCAAAACATCTCATTGCACTTGCCACAAAAGAATGCGCACCTTTAAGCGCACACTTTTTAGAATCCCATTACGAACGCGAATGGCTTGAGACATCAAGCGGTTATTTTAGAGGATTCTTTCAACGACTTGCTTCACTCAAAGATCCTACAAGTTTCTACACACCCTTAAGCTTCCTTGAAATGCTTTCACCTTTGAGCGACAAATCCCCTATTTTGCTGACGCATTGCTTGCACACTTCGCTTAAAGAACTTGCACAAATCGCACAGCTAAATGCTACTATCGTTATGTGTCCGCGTTCAAATCGCTTGCTTAGCAATCGATACTTTGATATTAAATCATCACTTACACATCACATACCTGTGGCAATAGGCACAGATGGTAAAAGCTCTAATTTTAATGTGAATCTCCTTGATGAGTTAAGATTTGCTCTTTTTGCATATCCTCAAATGGATTTGTTAGAACTTGCTAAAATGCTTATCTTGGGTGTTACATCGCGCGCTGCTAAAGCTCTAGGATTGCAAAATGGAACACTTCAAACAGGAAAAAATGTCGATTTTGCCCTTTTTGATTTTCCTGAATCCCTTAATCAATCCCCTTTGTCATTTATCTTACATGCAAAGAAACCTCAAATACTCTATGTCAATGCAAAG
It encodes the following:
- a CDS encoding mechanosensitive ion channel domain-containing protein: MPEVSEIQTHFFELFPQAQHFGILLLKALIIMLVGYYVSKFIRSKVHKAIAKKDHILANFISQIIFILSIVVMILAALGTIGVQTNSIIAVLGTAGVAIALGLKDSLSSVASGIILIILRPFKQGDLIEFDGMIGSVEVINLFTTHLRLNDGKFAIIPNSNIAKANIINTTYNEQRRIELILGVGYESDIDLVKNLVIKVFNSCPEVDLTQGYFVGLTELGESSLNFTLRFWVKLEYGVINAQSKVLEAIKKILDENHIEIPYNKLDVNIIKQDAS
- a CDS encoding metal-dependent hydrolase: MKHSSQNIRIFGAKEVFVCDEDFQILQNGGIAFEEGKDTILCVDTFENLCVQFPDAKTHFSPQGILLPALINPHIHFEFGGHIARFNYGDFGAWLDSLMEHRDSILGDLKDIIQEGINEQILCGVGSVGAISSYGDDKEILAQSPLRVVYFNEAIGSNPASVDFLYQNFLQRFEDSRKLKSSTFIPAIALHSPYSLHSIMAKHLIALATKECAPLSAHFLESHYEREWLETSSGYFRGFFQRLASLKDPTSFYTPLSFLEMLSPLSDKSPILLTHCLHTSLKELAQIAQLNATIVMCPRSNRLLSNRYFDIKSSLTHHIPVAIGTDGKSSNFNVNLLDELRFALFAYPQMDLLELAKMLILGVTSRAAKALGLQNGTLQTGKNVDFALFDFPESLNQSPLSFILHAKKPQILYVNAKCVYGSR
- a CDS encoding metal-dependent hydrolase; the protein is MLFKDATLCDYRGSKKADLRIKEGLITEIGTLTAESDEEVFSCQNKLLMPAIIDLNVMPKSALLSRKMLLSLAQKALKGGVGSVLLSPFTTPSCDESRSIELIKNIDKETAIHLIPSINPLDEHNKLSNISILSAGGAQAISSYSDIDANLLMRIAQYAQMIQIPLMCFCQDRTLSDGVINEGILATTLGLPSIPPYSQTKEVAKICEMLRDMPLQIVFNALAYPRSLEILSTIKTTNPKAHFYSQVSIHHLILDESLCDNYNTTAKINPPLVSKQDQKKLLKALELGEIDLLTSLQCADFNSNKDQVFELASFGIDAISDYFSLFFTHLYLPQHLSLENFSKLASHTPAQILNLNQGSLEVGKNAELMLIDTQASYQITDSFSPYYQQTLQSVVTHLFTQNQLYNTQS